In Primulina eburnea isolate SZY01 chromosome 14, ASM2296580v1, whole genome shotgun sequence, the following proteins share a genomic window:
- the LOC140811565 gene encoding AT-rich interactive domain-containing protein 6-like isoform X2 — MEDNEEAVRDAHGGGAAAAAPDNLQTSIIENEEFQDSKDTEIQNELEGENGESDLKDAPRAAEHVNGNSQLLEDGAEGKVPSTVDDNSKDISGDSVVLNRALPDVEAERVKLEEESTDLVPGILSSAENGSREEELSDVFTQKRNVQEEEGTVYGVKEEEVATKNGNEELNGVFADTKVQRKMETKLHEPQLNGTRETVLGTPSKHFLLDADDGTGNESGTEEEQSAFMKELETFHRERCLEFKPPKFYQEPLNCLKLWRAVIRLGGYEQVTSLKLWRQVGESFRPPKTCTTVSWTFRGFYEKALLEYEKYKMRNGVLPFTDATLPDPVSGNQVDPNHAPGSGGRARRDAAARAMQGWHSQRLLGNGEVGDPIIKDKNPITSLKREKHLRNIGFLKRKGSSPVEQAVKVARLASKQQQEMMVVDVGVPADWVKVNVQRTKDCFEVYALVPGFLREEVRVQSDPAGRLVISGQPEEQDNPWGVTPFKKVVTLPSRIDPHLTSAVVTLHGQLFVRVPFEQSDV, encoded by the exons ATGGAGGATAACGAAGAAGCTGTTAGGGATGCACATGGAGGTGGGGCAGCCGCTGCTGCTCCTGATAATCTTCAGACATCGATCATTGAAAATGAAGAGTTTCAAGATTCCAAGGATACGGAAATTCAGAACGAATTAGAGGGTGAAAATGGAGAAAGTGATCTGAAAGATGCTCCCCGGGCCGCCGAACATGTGAATGGGAATTCTCAATTGCTGGAAGACGGGGCTGAGGGAAAAGTTCCTTCCACTGTAGATGATAATTCTAAAGATATAAGCGGCGACTCTGTTGTGTTGAACAGGGCATTGCCGGACGTAGAAGCAGAACGCGTAAAGCTGGAAGAAGAATCAACGGATCTGGTTCCGGGTATTTTGTCATCTGCAGAGAACGGATCCAGGGAGGAGGAATTGAGCGATGTTTTTACTCAAAAGAGAAATGTCCAGGAAGAGGAGGGAACGGTATACGGGGTGAAAGAGGAGGAGGTTGCGACCAAGAACGGAAATGAGGAACTAAATGGTGTATTTGCAGATACAAAGGTGCAGCGGAAAATGGAGACAAAGTTGCACGAACCCCAACTTAATGGAACACGCGAAACTGTACTTGGAACCCCTTCTAAACATTTCCTATTGGATGCGGATGATGGAACAGGGAATGAATCGGGAACAGAAGAGGAGCAGTCTGCGTTTATGAAGGAGCTCGAAACTTTCCATAGAGAAAGGTGCTTGGAGTTTAAGCCTCCAAAATTCTACCAAGAACCATTGAATTGCCTCAA GTTGTGGAGAGCCGTGATCAGACTCGGTGGCTATGAACAG GTTACTTCATTGAAGTTGTGGCGTCAAGTAGGAGAATCCTTTAGGCCTCCCAA GACCTGCACCACTGTTTCTTGGACGTTTCGAGGTTTCTATGAGAAG GCGCTGTTGGAGTATGAAAAGTACAAAATGCGTAACGGTGTGCTACCATTCACTGACGCCACTTTACCGGATCCTGTTTCTGGGAATCAG GTGGATCCTAACCATGCTCCAGGATCAGGTGGTAGGGCAAGAAGGGATGCTGCTGCTCGTGCCATGCAGGGATGGCATTCCCAGCGCCTTCTCGGCAATGGTGAGGTTGGAGATCCAATCATTAAG GATAAGAACCCAATTACATCGTTGAAGCGTGAAAAACACTTGAGAAATATTG GTTTTCTGAAGCGTAAGGGATCATCTCCTGTTGAGCAAGCTGTCAAAGTTGCACGTTTGGCATCAAAACAACA ACAGGAGATGATGGTTGTGGATGTTGGTGTCCCGGCTGATTGGGTGAAGGTCAACGTGCAAAGAACT AAAGATTGTTTTGAAGTCTATGCTTTAGTTCCCGGGTTTTTGCGTGAGGAG GTGCGTGTACAGTCGGATCCTGCAGGCCGTTTGGTGATATCTGGGCAACCAGAAGAGCAGGATAATCCATGGGGTGTCACTCCATTTAAAAAG GTAGTCACCTTGCCGTCTAGAATCGATCCTCATCTGACATCCGCTGTGGTGACCTTGCATGGGCAGCTATTTGTGCGAGTACCGTTCGAGCAATCAGATGTTTAG
- the LOC140811565 gene encoding uncharacterized protein isoform X1 encodes MEDNEEAVRDAHGGGAAAAAPDNLQTSIIENEEFQDSKDTEIQNELEGENGESDLKDAPRAAEHVNGNSQLLEDGAEGKVPSTVDDNSKDISGDSVVLNRALPDVEAERVKLEEESTDLVPGILSSAENGSREEELSDVFTQKRNVQEEEGTVYGVKEEEVATKNGNEELNGVFADTKVQRKMETKLHEPQLNGTRETVLGTPSKHFLLDADDGTGNESGTEEEQSAFMKELETFHRERCLEFKPPKFYQEPLNCLKLWRAVIRLGGYEQVTSLKLWRQVGESFRPPKTCTTVSWTFRGFYEKALLEYEKYKMRNGVLPFTDATLPDPVSGNQVDPNHAPGSGGRARRDAAARAMQGWHSQRLLGNGEVGDPIIKDKNPITSLKREKHLRNIGFLKRKGSSPVEQAVKVARLASKQQQEMMVVDVGVPADWVKVNVQRTKDCFEVYALVPGFLREEASNRLMYISYSFGCHRSFYFGFRFTKYIFQYPNHFPIISVRFMLFRKLFKFIFKHFFNIICYLFSKSSLNITLNELYKIPKN; translated from the exons ATGGAGGATAACGAAGAAGCTGTTAGGGATGCACATGGAGGTGGGGCAGCCGCTGCTGCTCCTGATAATCTTCAGACATCGATCATTGAAAATGAAGAGTTTCAAGATTCCAAGGATACGGAAATTCAGAACGAATTAGAGGGTGAAAATGGAGAAAGTGATCTGAAAGATGCTCCCCGGGCCGCCGAACATGTGAATGGGAATTCTCAATTGCTGGAAGACGGGGCTGAGGGAAAAGTTCCTTCCACTGTAGATGATAATTCTAAAGATATAAGCGGCGACTCTGTTGTGTTGAACAGGGCATTGCCGGACGTAGAAGCAGAACGCGTAAAGCTGGAAGAAGAATCAACGGATCTGGTTCCGGGTATTTTGTCATCTGCAGAGAACGGATCCAGGGAGGAGGAATTGAGCGATGTTTTTACTCAAAAGAGAAATGTCCAGGAAGAGGAGGGAACGGTATACGGGGTGAAAGAGGAGGAGGTTGCGACCAAGAACGGAAATGAGGAACTAAATGGTGTATTTGCAGATACAAAGGTGCAGCGGAAAATGGAGACAAAGTTGCACGAACCCCAACTTAATGGAACACGCGAAACTGTACTTGGAACCCCTTCTAAACATTTCCTATTGGATGCGGATGATGGAACAGGGAATGAATCGGGAACAGAAGAGGAGCAGTCTGCGTTTATGAAGGAGCTCGAAACTTTCCATAGAGAAAGGTGCTTGGAGTTTAAGCCTCCAAAATTCTACCAAGAACCATTGAATTGCCTCAA GTTGTGGAGAGCCGTGATCAGACTCGGTGGCTATGAACAG GTTACTTCATTGAAGTTGTGGCGTCAAGTAGGAGAATCCTTTAGGCCTCCCAA GACCTGCACCACTGTTTCTTGGACGTTTCGAGGTTTCTATGAGAAG GCGCTGTTGGAGTATGAAAAGTACAAAATGCGTAACGGTGTGCTACCATTCACTGACGCCACTTTACCGGATCCTGTTTCTGGGAATCAG GTGGATCCTAACCATGCTCCAGGATCAGGTGGTAGGGCAAGAAGGGATGCTGCTGCTCGTGCCATGCAGGGATGGCATTCCCAGCGCCTTCTCGGCAATGGTGAGGTTGGAGATCCAATCATTAAG GATAAGAACCCAATTACATCGTTGAAGCGTGAAAAACACTTGAGAAATATTG GTTTTCTGAAGCGTAAGGGATCATCTCCTGTTGAGCAAGCTGTCAAAGTTGCACGTTTGGCATCAAAACAACA ACAGGAGATGATGGTTGTGGATGTTGGTGTCCCGGCTGATTGGGTGAAGGTCAACGTGCAAAGAACT AAAGATTGTTTTGAAGTCTATGCTTTAGTTCCCGGGTTTTTGCGTGAGGAGGCAAGTAACAGGCTTATGTACATTTCTTATTCTTTTGGGTGTCATCGGTCATT TTATTTCGGTTTTCGTTTTACAAAATATATATTCcaatatccaaatcattttccgattatttcggttcggtttatGCTGTTTcggaaattatttaaatttatatttaaacatttttttaatataatatgttatcttTTTAGTAAATCTTCTTTAAATATTACTTTAAATGAATtatataaaataccaaagaactaa